The following are encoded in a window of Ranitomeya variabilis isolate aRanVar5 chromosome 8, aRanVar5.hap1, whole genome shotgun sequence genomic DNA:
- the LOC143788867 gene encoding uncharacterized protein LOC143788867 — MSTHLRRVCLRSHGESEIKTAIASAKYQLRCIANKGTTIQFSELKPLQSLEETVAFLEGRGFLIANKPRFESQNTPLTSEGPAQVPADNPELRPGSMPLAELDSDVMDLPFLLRPVDSPVGDPCPEPDNTGSVVDGSDLSIQKRKWKDKNRTATKAGGLYKRHSLNHPMLKGFHSYLTVTRGVPNCQQEVSNVARFLFLVNPRFVTLEYLVKPTKINNFFEQLGKLRLSSQTSLKMLKHIWRFTIYQMRATKLRLENPQLYKACEVFMNFTTDLQKTLYKGACRESVNKRYDMLMKPSKSPKDCQIILEEARPTFLASVEAVKDGGSEVDRREVVLYLEALLILKHLQRPGVVRNMTVSHQAL, encoded by the exons ATGTCCACACATCTGAGAAGGGTATGCCTGAGGTCCCACGGGGAGTCGGAGATAAAAACCGCCATAGCTTCGGCCAAGTATCAACTTCGCTGTATCGCTAACAAGGGGACAACGATCCAATTCAGTGAGCTCAAGCCCCTCCAATCCTTAGAGGAGACTGTCGCCTTCTTAGAAGGTCGCGGCTTTTTAATAGCAAACAAGCCTAGGTTTGAGTCACAAAACACGCCACTGACCTCTGAAGGGCCCGCTCAGGTACCAGCTGACAATCCGGAGCTCCGCCCAGGCTCCATGCCCCTGGCAGAGCTAGATTCAGATGTGATGGATTTGCCTTTCCTTTTACGGCCGGTAGACAGTCCGGTGGGAGACCCGTGCCCTGAGCCTGACAACACAGGGAGCGTCGTGGATGGCAGCGATTTAAGTATTCAGAAAAGGAAATGGAAAGACAAAAACCGCACGGCTACCAAGGCCGGCGGATTGTACAAGCGTCACTCATTGAATCACCCCATGTTAAAGGGGTTCCACTCGTACCTGACAGTTACCCGTGGGGTCCCAAACTGTCAACAGGAGGTATCAAACGTAGCACGGTTTCTATTTCTTGTGAACCCAAGATTTGTAACTCTGGAGTACCTCGTAAAACCAACCAAGATTAATAATTTTTTTGAACAACTTGGAAAACTCCGTCTATCGAGCCAGACCTCCCTCAAAATGTTGAAGCATATATGGAGATTTACCATCTATCAGATGAGGGCCACCAAATTGAGACTAGAGAATCCTCAACTTTATAAGGCCTGTGAAGTGTTCATGAATTTTACAACAGACCTCCAGAAAACATTGTACAAGGGAGCCTGCCGAGAGTCTGTAAATAAAAG GTACGACATGTTGATGAAGCCCTCAAAGTCACCCAAGGACTGCCAGATCATACTGGAGGAGGCAAGGCCAACATTTCTAGCAAGCGTCGAGGCTGTGAAAGATGGCGGATCGGAAGTAGATCGCCGGGAAGTCGTACTGTACCTCGAGGCCCTTCTGATTCTAAAACATCTCCAAAGACCGGGTGTTGTTCGTAACATGACGGTAAGTCATCAGGCCCTGTGA